One window of the Streptomyces asoensis genome contains the following:
- a CDS encoding phytoene desaturase family protein has translation MPDAVVIGAGPNGLVAANLLADAGWSVEVLEEQPEPGGAVRHDRSVDPEFVSDLFSSFYPLAVASPVLSGMRLHEHGLRWNHAPSVVAHPLTDGGCALLDRRLDVTARSLDAFHAGDGAAWRRLHEVWEQLRPDILGALFTPFPPVRATARLAARLRAAGGLRLARTLALPVRRLGEEEFGGEGGRLLLAGNALHADLAPEAAGSGGFGWLMAMLGQSYGFPVPAGGSGALTEALVRRLRAHGGVLRCGQRVGRIMVRDGRAVGVRTTDGEQVAGDRAVLADVSVPALYGVLLEPEHLPSQLLSDLERFQWDFATFKVDWALNGPVPWQAEAARRAGTVHLADGLHELTRFAAQLAMGQVPDRPFALFGQMTTSDPGRSPAGTESAWAYTHVPQLVEGDAGDEGLTGAWDASEQELMADRVEHQVERFAPGFRSLIRARRILAPPTLQSLDANLHGGAINGGTTALHQQLLFRPLPGSGRPETPVRGLFLASAGAHPGGGVHGAPGANAARAALRRHRPPGGTFVQRALARRDRTGAKKPSAG, from the coding sequence ATGCCTGACGCGGTGGTGATCGGGGCCGGACCCAACGGGCTGGTGGCGGCGAACCTGCTGGCGGACGCGGGCTGGAGCGTGGAGGTCCTCGAGGAACAGCCCGAGCCCGGCGGCGCGGTGCGGCACGACCGGTCGGTGGATCCCGAGTTCGTCAGCGACCTCTTCAGCTCCTTCTACCCGCTGGCCGTCGCCTCCCCGGTCCTGTCCGGGATGCGGCTGCACGAACACGGTCTGCGCTGGAACCATGCGCCCAGTGTCGTGGCCCATCCCCTCACCGACGGCGGCTGTGCGCTCCTCGACCGCAGGCTCGACGTCACCGCCCGCTCCCTCGACGCCTTCCACGCCGGGGACGGAGCCGCCTGGCGCCGTCTGCACGAGGTGTGGGAACAGCTCCGCCCGGACATCCTCGGCGCGCTGTTCACCCCGTTCCCGCCGGTGCGGGCCACGGCCCGGCTGGCGGCCCGGCTGCGCGCCGCGGGCGGCCTGCGACTGGCCAGGACGTTGGCCCTGCCGGTGCGGCGGTTGGGCGAGGAGGAGTTCGGGGGCGAGGGCGGCCGGCTGCTCCTGGCCGGCAACGCCCTCCACGCCGATCTCGCTCCGGAGGCCGCGGGCAGCGGCGGTTTCGGCTGGCTGATGGCCATGCTCGGCCAGTCCTACGGTTTTCCCGTGCCGGCCGGCGGCTCCGGGGCCCTCACCGAGGCCCTGGTCCGGCGGCTGCGCGCCCACGGCGGCGTGTTGCGCTGCGGGCAGCGGGTCGGCCGGATCATGGTCCGGGACGGGCGCGCGGTGGGGGTGCGGACCACCGACGGGGAGCAGGTCGCCGGCGACCGCGCGGTGCTGGCCGATGTTTCCGTCCCCGCGCTGTACGGAGTGCTTCTGGAGCCGGAGCACCTGCCCTCCCAGCTGCTGTCCGACCTGGAGCGTTTCCAGTGGGACTTCGCGACCTTCAAGGTCGACTGGGCGCTGAACGGGCCGGTGCCCTGGCAGGCGGAGGCGGCGCGTCGTGCCGGGACCGTGCATCTGGCCGACGGCCTGCACGAGCTCACCCGATTCGCCGCCCAGCTCGCCATGGGGCAGGTTCCCGACCGCCCCTTCGCGCTGTTCGGCCAGATGACGACCTCCGACCCCGGCCGCTCCCCCGCCGGCACCGAGTCGGCCTGGGCCTACACCCATGTGCCCCAGCTGGTCGAGGGCGACGCCGGCGACGAGGGACTCACAGGCGCCTGGGACGCGAGCGAGCAGGAGCTGATGGCCGACCGGGTCGAACACCAGGTCGAGCGATTCGCTCCCGGTTTCCGGTCCCTGATCCGCGCCCGCCGCATCCTCGCCCCGCCCACTCTCCAGTCCCTCGACGCCAATCTGCACGGCGGCGCGATCAACGGCGGCACGACCGCGCTGCACCAGCAGCTCCTCTTCCGCCCCCTGCCCGGCAGCGGGCGGCCGGAGACCCCGGTGCGCGGGCTGTTCCTGGCCTCGGCCGGCGCCCATCCCGGCGGGGGCGTCCACGGCGCGCCGGGCGCCAACGCCGCCCGCGCCGCGCTGCGCCGGCACCGCCCGCCCGGCGGCACGTTCGTACAGCGGGCGCTCGCCCGCCGGGACCGCACCGGCGCGAAGAAGCCGTCTGCCGGCTGA
- a CDS encoding SRPBCC family protein, producing the protein MAVRHQLVKASPQAVWDVLADGDRYAEWVVGTSSTREMTGEWPHVDAKIAYAVRVGPVSLANETVVRRCEEPDVLELEARAGVLGTARIAFELRPWGRHCLVILDEHPLQGVGGLLHNAGVEVVTQIRHRALLGRLAKVCESEARGGRSDGPRRTPAAARAHAEGGADA; encoded by the coding sequence GTGGCGGTACGGCATCAGCTGGTCAAAGCGAGTCCGCAGGCGGTGTGGGACGTCCTCGCCGACGGAGACCGCTACGCGGAGTGGGTGGTGGGCACGTCGTCGACCCGGGAGATGACGGGCGAGTGGCCCCACGTGGACGCGAAGATCGCCTATGCGGTCCGGGTGGGGCCCGTCAGCCTCGCCAACGAGACGGTCGTACGACGTTGTGAGGAACCGGACGTGCTGGAGCTGGAGGCACGGGCGGGCGTGCTGGGCACGGCGCGCATCGCGTTCGAGCTGCGGCCGTGGGGCCGCCACTGTCTGGTGATCCTGGACGAGCATCCGCTGCAAGGCGTCGGCGGACTGCTGCACAACGCCGGCGTGGAGGTGGTGACCCAGATCCGCCACCGGGCCCTGCTCGGCCGGCTGGCGAAGGTGTGCGAGTCCGAGGCCCGCGGCGGACGGTCCGACGGCCCCCGCAGGACGCCCGCGGCGGCGCGAGCGCACGCCGAGGGGGGCGCCGATGCCTGA
- a CDS encoding cell envelope biogenesis protein OmpA: MPPTAVQPQILDVRSDAHPWRRRNEEIPGAAGTVVMAAGVPRQRGPLPLGREEKARPVTRPAPRPAPAAARTDGGGAARDRRSAQPSRTGASPGRAGADVLRIVSDPRTPVFVTEHASGRRVYGYWRPLDADSGRGGCYVALSATECDELYAAGRITVGEPVTDPTKTTYRVRAARTQAAGARPAAAPVRTTAARGRAA; encoded by the coding sequence ATGCCGCCCACCGCCGTCCAGCCGCAGATCCTCGACGTACGTTCCGACGCACACCCCTGGCGGCGTCGGAACGAGGAGATACCCGGCGCGGCGGGCACAGTCGTCATGGCCGCCGGGGTGCCGCGTCAGCGCGGCCCGCTCCCGCTCGGCCGCGAGGAGAAGGCACGTCCGGTGACGCGTCCGGCACCGCGACCGGCGCCCGCCGCGGCTCGCACGGACGGCGGCGGCGCGGCAAGGGACAGGCGGTCGGCCCAGCCGTCCCGCACCGGCGCGTCGCCGGGCCGTGCCGGGGCCGATGTGCTGCGCATCGTCTCCGACCCCCGTACGCCCGTGTTCGTCACCGAGCACGCCAGTGGACGCCGGGTGTACGGCTACTGGCGGCCGCTGGACGCCGACAGCGGCCGGGGAGGCTGCTATGTCGCGCTGTCCGCCACCGAGTGCGACGAGCTGTACGCGGCCGGCCGGATCACGGTCGGCGAGCCCGTCACGGACCCGACGAAGACGACCTACCGGGTCCGCGCCGCCCGCACCCAGGCGGCGGGCGCTCGCCCCGCGGCCGCGCCGGTGCGGACGACGGCGGCCAGGGGACGCGCGGCGTGA
- a CDS encoding lipase/acyltransferase domain-containing protein translates to MTHDAVVVVPGIMGSALRETTGSRRLLWGLEDLGWLLSAWQGRGESLRRLHLDESERSGRYGRVEPAGLLRFPAWAPFLHGLEPYDHLLKTVRDAVADPAAVLAFAYDWRLPVEVNGALLAEAAHRHLAAWRGSEAHSRARRLHPDEREARLVIVAHSMGGLVTRAAFARAAAQGSDLGADTRCVVTLGTPFLGSVKAAVILGGNRSAPLPARPRRRMQALARTLPGVHDLLPDYRCVDAGEDVLRLTPSDVAGLGGDKELAAEAQDFQQRMRAPGAPGLPGHRSIVGVAQPTAQSLRLEGGVVYEQYLSFERDGDGELARDPAAGLPVRRDRAGDGTVYRDAAALSGSKGVTWLPLQHGSLAKDGVALAHVRAILTERDQHLGPALGAGGIGLDLPDCVEAGRPWLARLTPAPGEELESHAGIACSVHDAETDRRVDTGRLGWHDGTVAASLTLPSPGLYRIRVITEGTPPLTQLVLALDLTDPI, encoded by the coding sequence ATGACGCATGACGCGGTGGTCGTGGTGCCGGGGATCATGGGAAGCGCGTTACGGGAGACCACGGGGTCCCGGCGGCTCTTATGGGGACTGGAGGATCTCGGCTGGCTGCTGTCGGCGTGGCAGGGGCGCGGTGAGTCACTGCGGCGGCTGCATCTGGACGAGAGCGAGCGATCGGGGCGCTACGGGCGGGTCGAGCCCGCCGGACTGCTGAGATTCCCTGCCTGGGCGCCCTTCCTGCACGGCTTGGAGCCATACGACCACCTGCTGAAGACCGTACGGGATGCCGTGGCCGATCCGGCGGCCGTGTTGGCGTTCGCGTACGACTGGCGGCTGCCGGTGGAGGTCAACGGCGCACTGCTGGCCGAGGCCGCTCATCGCCACCTTGCCGCCTGGCGCGGCAGCGAGGCCCACAGCAGGGCACGGCGACTGCACCCCGACGAACGAGAGGCACGCCTGGTGATCGTCGCCCACTCCATGGGCGGCCTGGTCACACGCGCCGCGTTCGCCCGCGCCGCGGCCCAGGGGAGCGATCTGGGCGCCGACACCCGCTGTGTCGTCACTCTCGGGACGCCGTTCCTCGGCTCGGTCAAGGCCGCGGTCATCCTGGGCGGCAACCGCTCCGCCCCGCTGCCCGCCAGGCCCAGACGCAGAATGCAGGCCCTGGCCAGGACCCTGCCGGGTGTGCACGACCTGTTGCCGGACTACCGGTGTGTCGACGCGGGCGAGGACGTGCTCCGGCTCACCCCGTCCGACGTCGCCGGACTCGGCGGCGACAAGGAACTGGCCGCGGAGGCGCAGGACTTCCAACAGCGCATGCGTGCCCCCGGCGCGCCGGGCCTCCCCGGGCATCGGTCGATCGTCGGAGTTGCCCAGCCCACCGCGCAGAGCCTGCGTCTTGAAGGCGGGGTGGTGTACGAGCAGTACCTGTCCTTCGAACGCGACGGGGATGGCGAGTTGGCGCGAGATCCGGCAGCGGGGCTTCCCGTTCGCCGGGACCGGGCGGGCGATGGCACCGTCTACCGCGACGCCGCCGCGCTGTCCGGCAGCAAGGGAGTGACGTGGCTTCCGTTGCAGCACGGCTCCCTGGCCAAGGACGGAGTCGCCCTCGCCCACGTCCGCGCGATCCTCACCGAGCGCGACCAGCACCTCGGCCCCGCCCTGGGCGCCGGCGGCATCGGCCTGGACCTGCCCGACTGTGTGGAAGCCGGCCGGCCCTGGCTCGCACGCCTGACACCCGCACCCGGCGAGGAACTCGAAAGCCATGCCGGCATCGCCTGTTCGGTGCACGACGCCGAAACCGACCGACGCGTCGACACCGGTCGCCTGGGCTGGCACGACGGCACCGTCGCCGCCTCCCTCACACTGCCCTCCCCCGGGCTGTATCGGATACGGGTCATCACCGAGGGCACCCCGCCCCTCACCCAACTCGTCCTCGCCCTCGATCTCACAGACCCGATCTGA
- a CDS encoding WD40 repeat domain-containing protein yields the protein MAPQDTQDDDRSAGSPLQFFPIDIGHYDNHPPLPTGPEVDAVAALLTPFGAETDAWRAPQEGRGPDAVHDRLAAWSADRTGCDTVLYWVGHGASDGFFHALLAHAKSPRPLDTNGISHLEILQHLKRRQARQDAGWAAVVVDTCKSRRFIELMSSQAILDPDVSDFILVASSHDGSATLGAFREILDRLLTVTFRTHDTISLYALAEQINCAMGDTVAYARTHNRAALRRTHPTVVGRMQAPLDTEAEIENALVALTADERRHFVEKAAGGELGEQAWYFEGRETERYDILSWLDTTREGLLVVTGPAGSGKSALLGHILIHTRPDLAEPLFRAGHLSDLPPGTPRPTDAFDLAVHLTGVSAQALLDRIVEAVGRKIGANGFKPLSPDQPFDSQMARLTGRLADLRLGAPGGGGGKWTFTLLADALDEAHLPLVIAEEVLRPLARTPGVRVVVGTRRSTREGPDLPAPDDEDLLDALGATEGSDHPGDKVLVVRRDREATIRYIRRRLKTAHERGALKVGQTDIERTVHALGRLDREFLFARLAVHEILHDPGLAHDPAPLLATDHRGLFGRAVQRLTAVNPIHRHLLEALALSRGLGLPDRDDIWSTAATALMPDDGLLPITSEDIVRLIEGGAPYLMAAIESDQTVYRLAHRAFIEHFERPAQPPESDDRHRRIAIRLARHADARVPDEVPNPYVRLHLADHAALGGPTAWEVLGARPCLLDRLDATAVRGSAKLTGFGRFALPPAVAGVVAAYDRLADASAGDRRGLRELATARCTDQSSPPRQPFDPQAAWSLAWARLQRRPLHLPLQGHQSEVVAVTAFAAPNGDTLLASASDDGTLCLWDLATAEQTSSPLDSGTGPVRVVKAFTMSSGRTFLVTGTDGGKVHIWNPVTADQTAVSPLVGHEGPVQAMAVFTGSDGRTLLATGGDDCTVRIWDPATGHETAQPLTGHTGAIQAITAFTTSDGRTLLASGGDDETLRVWDPATGHQTIAPLEGHTGAVQTVVAFTTPEGRNRLASGSDDCTIRVWDPGTGRQTVPPLEGHTDWIGEVTAFRGPDGLPLLASCSDDETIRLWDPATGRETSPPLYGHGHRKLIGAITAFTGPDGRTLLATGSNDRTVRIWDPATSRQASPTLRSHAQEVGAVVAFAGAGGRTFLATGGNDDTTRIWDAATGHAIGTPLRGQGHRVEALAPFTGSHGQTLLAVCSGDGFVEIWDLDVPGNGVLSLIGHTGGVRAVAAFPAPGRGTYLAIGDDRTVRLWDPVTGQQITAPLLGHTGAVRAISTFTALDGHILLASGGNDGSVRIWDPVTGQETQAPLRGHAGAVRTMLVLPSWEGRTLLVTGGEDCTVRVWDPAIGKEIIHPLAGHSAAVQAVTAFTATDGHTHLATGSNDRTVRIWDPASWIERLVISVDLAVHGLAAAGSNLALATDQGVAMLKVAQRA from the coding sequence ATGGCCCCACAGGACACCCAGGACGACGACCGTTCCGCCGGCAGCCCGCTCCAGTTCTTCCCCATCGACATCGGCCACTACGACAACCACCCTCCCCTGCCCACGGGACCGGAAGTCGACGCGGTTGCCGCCCTGTTGACTCCGTTCGGCGCCGAGACCGACGCCTGGCGTGCTCCGCAGGAAGGCCGCGGTCCCGACGCCGTCCACGACCGCCTCGCCGCATGGTCCGCCGACCGCACCGGCTGTGACACCGTCCTGTACTGGGTCGGACACGGCGCCAGCGACGGCTTCTTCCACGCACTGCTCGCCCACGCGAAAAGCCCTCGACCGCTCGACACGAACGGCATCTCTCATCTGGAGATTCTTCAGCATCTCAAGAGGAGGCAGGCACGGCAGGACGCCGGTTGGGCCGCCGTCGTCGTCGATACCTGCAAGTCGCGCCGCTTCATCGAGCTGATGAGCAGTCAGGCGATCCTGGACCCGGACGTCAGCGACTTCATCCTCGTGGCCAGTTCGCACGACGGCAGTGCAACCCTCGGCGCGTTCCGGGAGATCCTTGACCGTCTGCTCACCGTGACCTTCCGAACGCACGACACCATCAGCCTCTACGCCTTGGCCGAGCAGATCAACTGCGCCATGGGCGACACCGTCGCCTACGCCCGGACGCACAACCGGGCAGCCCTGCGGCGGACCCACCCGACCGTGGTCGGCCGGATGCAGGCCCCGCTCGACACCGAGGCCGAGATCGAGAACGCCCTTGTCGCGCTCACGGCCGACGAGCGTCGTCATTTCGTCGAGAAGGCCGCAGGTGGTGAACTGGGCGAACAGGCCTGGTACTTCGAGGGACGCGAGACCGAACGCTACGACATCCTGTCCTGGCTCGACACCACGCGGGAAGGGCTGCTCGTGGTCACCGGGCCGGCCGGCTCGGGCAAGTCGGCACTGCTCGGGCACATCCTGATCCACACCCGCCCGGACCTGGCCGAACCCCTCTTCCGTGCCGGACATCTCTCCGACCTACCGCCGGGAACGCCCCGCCCCACCGACGCGTTCGACCTCGCCGTCCACCTCACCGGTGTCTCGGCCCAGGCACTGCTCGACAGGATCGTCGAAGCCGTGGGCCGCAAGATCGGAGCCAACGGCTTCAAGCCGCTCTCCCCCGACCAGCCCTTCGACTCCCAGATGGCCCGGCTCACCGGACGGCTGGCGGACCTGCGGCTCGGGGCACCTGGGGGCGGGGGAGGGAAGTGGACGTTCACCCTGCTCGCGGACGCCCTCGACGAGGCTCATCTGCCCCTGGTCATCGCGGAGGAGGTACTCCGGCCGTTGGCCCGAACGCCGGGCGTCCGGGTCGTCGTCGGAACCCGCCGCTCCACCCGGGAGGGGCCGGACCTTCCGGCCCCCGACGACGAGGATCTCCTCGACGCCCTCGGAGCCACGGAGGGATCCGACCACCCCGGCGACAAAGTGCTCGTGGTGAGGCGCGACCGCGAGGCCACCATCCGCTACATCCGCCGTCGCCTGAAAACCGCACACGAACGCGGCGCGCTCAAGGTCGGCCAGACAGACATCGAGCGTACGGTTCATGCCCTCGGACGCCTCGACCGCGAGTTTCTCTTCGCCCGCTTGGCCGTGCACGAGATCCTCCACGATCCGGGCCTCGCGCACGACCCCGCACCGCTCCTCGCGACCGACCACAGGGGGCTCTTCGGCCGCGCCGTGCAGCGCCTCACCGCCGTCAACCCGATACATCGCCATCTGCTGGAGGCTCTGGCGCTCTCACGGGGGCTCGGGCTGCCCGACCGGGACGACATCTGGTCCACCGCGGCCACCGCGCTCATGCCCGATGACGGCCTACTGCCGATCACCAGCGAGGACATCGTCCGGCTCATCGAGGGCGGAGCCCCTTACCTCATGGCCGCGATCGAGTCCGACCAGACGGTGTACCGCCTCGCGCACCGCGCCTTCATCGAGCACTTCGAGCGTCCCGCGCAACCGCCGGAAAGCGACGACCGCCACCGACGCATCGCCATCCGGCTCGCCCGCCATGCGGACGCCCGGGTGCCCGACGAGGTACCGAATCCCTACGTCCGTCTCCACTTGGCCGATCACGCGGCTCTCGGCGGCCCCACGGCTTGGGAGGTTCTCGGCGCCCGCCCCTGCCTGCTGGACCGGTTGGACGCCACTGCCGTGCGGGGCAGTGCCAAACTGACCGGCTTCGGACGCTTCGCGTTGCCGCCGGCCGTGGCGGGCGTGGTCGCGGCGTACGACCGGCTCGCAGACGCGTCGGCCGGTGACCGGCGTGGCCTGCGGGAGCTGGCCACGGCGCGCTGCACCGACCAGAGCAGCCCTCCTCGCCAGCCGTTCGACCCGCAGGCGGCGTGGTCCCTGGCCTGGGCCCGGCTCCAACGGCGGCCCCTCCACCTTCCGTTGCAGGGCCACCAGAGCGAGGTCGTGGCGGTGACGGCCTTCGCGGCGCCGAACGGAGACACACTGCTGGCCTCCGCCAGCGACGACGGAACGTTGTGTCTGTGGGATCTGGCCACGGCCGAGCAGACGAGTTCCCCGCTGGACAGCGGCACCGGTCCCGTACGCGTGGTGAAGGCCTTCACCATGTCGAGTGGGCGCACGTTCCTCGTCACCGGCACCGACGGCGGGAAAGTACACATCTGGAATCCGGTCACGGCCGACCAGACCGCCGTCTCGCCCCTGGTGGGTCATGAGGGCCCCGTCCAGGCGATGGCCGTCTTCACCGGATCCGACGGACGCACGCTCCTCGCCACCGGCGGCGACGACTGCACCGTCCGTATCTGGGACCCCGCCACGGGCCACGAAACCGCACAGCCGCTGACCGGACACACCGGCGCGATCCAGGCCATCACGGCGTTCACCACGTCCGACGGACGCACACTTCTCGCCAGCGGCGGCGACGACGAGACCCTCCGCGTCTGGGACCCGGCCACCGGGCACCAGACCATCGCACCTCTCGAGGGACATACCGGTGCCGTGCAGACGGTGGTGGCGTTCACCACGCCCGAGGGACGAAACCGGCTCGCCAGCGGCAGCGACGACTGCACCATTCGTGTCTGGGACCCAGGCACCGGCCGCCAGACGGTGCCACCTCTCGAAGGACACACCGACTGGATCGGCGAGGTGACCGCGTTCCGCGGGCCCGACGGGCTGCCGCTGCTGGCCAGTTGCAGCGACGACGAGACGATCCGGCTCTGGGACCCGGCCACCGGACGGGAGACCTCACCCCCTCTCTACGGCCACGGCCACCGCAAGTTGATCGGCGCGATCACTGCGTTCACCGGGCCCGACGGACGCACGCTCCTTGCCACCGGAAGCAACGACCGCACGGTCCGTATCTGGGACCCGGCCACGAGTCGGCAGGCCTCGCCGACCCTGCGGAGTCACGCACAAGAAGTGGGCGCGGTGGTGGCGTTCGCCGGGGCCGGCGGACGCACGTTCCTCGCCACCGGCGGCAACGACGACACGACCCGAATCTGGGACGCGGCCACGGGCCATGCGATCGGCACCCCTCTGCGCGGACAAGGACACCGGGTCGAGGCTCTCGCGCCGTTCACCGGGTCACATGGGCAAACGCTCCTGGCCGTGTGCAGCGGCGACGGGTTCGTGGAGATCTGGGACCTGGACGTCCCGGGCAACGGGGTGCTGTCGCTCATAGGACACACGGGTGGCGTGCGAGCGGTGGCGGCATTCCCCGCACCGGGCCGCGGAACGTACCTGGCGATCGGCGACGACCGCACGGTGCGCCTGTGGGACCCCGTCACCGGACAACAGATCACGGCACCGCTGTTGGGGCACACCGGCGCCGTGCGTGCCATCAGCACCTTCACCGCGCTCGACGGACACATCCTGCTCGCCAGCGGAGGCAATGACGGGAGTGTGCGCATCTGGGATCCCGTCACCGGCCAAGAGACGCAAGCGCCCCTGCGAGGCCATGCCGGCGCAGTCCGCACGATGCTGGTCCTCCCCTCATGGGAAGGGCGCACCTTGCTCGTCACGGGCGGCGAGGACTGCACCGTGCGGGTCTGGGACCCTGCCATCGGCAAGGAGATCATCCACCCTCTGGCCGGGCACTCCGCCGCTGTGCAGGCGGTCACAGCGTTCACCGCGACGGACGGACACACTCACCTCGCCACCGGCAGCAACGACCGGACCGTACGCATCTGGGACCCGGCGTCCTGGATCGAGCGTCTTGTCATCTCCGTGGACCTGGCGGTGCACGGACTCGCGGCAGCCGGCTCGAACCTGGCCCTGGCCACGGACCAGGGCGTCGCCATGCTGAAGGTGGCGCAACGGGCATGA
- a CDS encoding ROK family transcriptional regulator, which translates to MPSSFAAHPAETFPAGTPAASQVFTTVLSQGPLTRLELARRAGLSAAAVTKAVRPLIESGYLVEDVDTEARTALGRPANLVRVDGGRALFLGLKLTGDAIFGVLTDLRCRILLARRVPLTDRAAKAVLASTAEVVRELLTEADGYGVRVMGLGIAVSGDVDRGEGVVRYSPFLEWRDVPLAELASVVTGLPVTVDNDVRALTVAEQWFGAGVGLSNFAVVTVGAGVGCGLVVHGRVVAGAHGVAGEIGHVTVDPNGPLCHCGNRGCVEAIAADPAILTRIRELSGVEVTDTTEAVDLARRGDAHARDAYSRAGEAIGRGIATVANLLGPERVVISGEGLAAYDLFAEQIRSAFAAAAFGSAAQCDLQTRPLPFEEWARGAAATAIQSFITEPN; encoded by the coding sequence ATGCCCTCGTCCTTCGCCGCGCATCCCGCCGAGACGTTCCCCGCCGGAACGCCGGCCGCTTCGCAGGTCTTCACCACTGTCCTGTCCCAGGGCCCGCTCACCCGGCTCGAACTGGCCCGGCGGGCCGGGCTGTCGGCGGCGGCCGTCACGAAGGCGGTCCGGCCGCTGATCGAGTCGGGATACCTGGTGGAGGACGTGGACACGGAGGCCCGCACCGCGCTCGGGCGGCCCGCGAACCTGGTCCGGGTCGACGGGGGCCGCGCGCTGTTCCTCGGGCTCAAGCTCACCGGAGACGCGATCTTCGGCGTGCTCACGGACCTGCGCTGCCGGATCCTGCTCGCCCGGCGCGTGCCGCTGACCGACCGTGCCGCCAAGGCGGTCCTGGCGTCGACCGCCGAGGTCGTGCGGGAGTTGCTGACCGAGGCGGACGGCTACGGCGTACGCGTCATGGGGCTGGGCATCGCCGTCTCCGGCGACGTGGACCGCGGGGAGGGTGTGGTGCGCTACTCGCCGTTCCTGGAGTGGCGCGACGTACCGCTCGCCGAACTCGCCTCCGTCGTCACCGGCCTGCCGGTCACCGTCGACAACGACGTACGGGCCCTCACCGTCGCCGAGCAGTGGTTCGGCGCCGGCGTGGGCCTGTCGAACTTCGCCGTGGTGACCGTCGGCGCGGGCGTCGGCTGCGGCCTGGTGGTACACGGCCGGGTGGTCGCCGGGGCGCACGGGGTGGCCGGCGAGATCGGTCATGTCACCGTCGACCCGAACGGGCCGCTCTGCCACTGCGGCAACCGCGGCTGCGTCGAGGCGATCGCCGCGGACCCGGCGATCCTCACCCGGATCCGCGAACTGAGCGGCGTCGAGGTCACCGACACCACCGAGGCCGTCGACCTCGCCCGCCGCGGCGACGCGCACGCCCGTGACGCGTACTCACGGGCGGGGGAGGCGATCGGCCGCGGCATCGCCACCGTGGCCAATCTGCTCGGCCCGGAGCGGGTCGTCATCTCCGGCGAGGGCCTGGCCGCCTACGACCTCTTCGCCGAGCAGATCCGCAGCGCCTTCGCGGCGGCCGCCTTCGGCTCGGCCGCGCAGTGCGACCTCCAGACCCGCCCGCTGCCCTTCGAGGAGTGGGCGCGCGGCGCCGCGGCCACCGCCATCCAGTCCTTCATCACCGAACCGAACTGA